AATCACTCgcattatctgttcgaataacCTTCACAATTACAGAAAATTGAGTACGCACCATTTGGAAGAAATTTTTCAGGATCTGTAACACATCAGTCTTAAAATGCATTAGGTAAACCCATGTCGCTTTGGAGAAGTCATCCACGATGGTGAGAAAATATCTCTCACCATTATATGTGGGGGTATGAAAGGGTCCCCAAATATCAACATGAATTAAGGTAAAACAGCTAGATGATTTAGATAAGCTCTTGGAAGGAAATTGTATTCTTGTTTGTTTAGACATTGGACAAACCGAACAGTGAGGAAGACATACAGAATTcggcagaaaagatagcatttGCATTCTAGATATGGACATGTGTCCTAAACGTTTGTGCCAAACAAAATGGTCAACAGATGCAGTAACCAATGAGGTGACATTATCAACAATGCTATTACAAACAGAATTATGAAGTGGAATAGAAGGTACTAGATTAGAGCTAGAGCTTGAGAAGGATCTTGTGTCAAGATGATAAAGTCCATTGAATTCTTTACCAGTCCCCATTAATCTCCCAGTCTTGAGGTCCTGAAATAGGCAAACATGGGGATAAAATGTAACAAAACAATTGTGATCTTTGGTGAATTTGGAGATTGAAAGTAGGTTGAAATTGAAGTCTGGCATGTGTAAGACATGGTCAAGAATAATGGAATTAGTGAACAACACAGACCCTATTCTATTGACAGTAGCCTTGGCACCATTTGGCAGCCTCACGGACCTAGGGGAATTTGCTACAGATCTAGAATCTTGCAACATCTTTAAATTGCCAACCATATGTTCATTAGCACCACTGTCAATTATCCAATGCGATGAGAGATCTGTGTTAACAGGTATACCTGCCATATTCACCACTGGTTCTGCCACAGAAGGGGAAGGAGTCTTATGCGTTCCCAGCATCTTCAAGATCTCGGCATATTGAGCAGGTGTGAAGACCGAAGGAGTGGCTGCACTAAAATCCTCTGTGCATGGCAGAATGGAGGTCTCAACTTGTGTGGTATCTTTCAAGTTAGCATATGGTTTCTTGGAATAATCCTTGTCCTTGTAAAATCTGCCATTTTGTCCTCCCTTCCTGTTGTTGTTGTTGACTTTGTACAGCTTGTGACCCGGAGGATAACCAACAAGTTTGTAACAAAATTCCTTTGTGTGGCCATGCATATGACAATAATCGCAAGTTAATACATCCTTGTGTTGATTACCAAACTTGCCTTGTGTGGAGAAGAATGCTGTTGATGGTAGTTCCACAACAGAGAGGGACCTATGTGTCTCTTCTTGAGATATAATGGAAAAGGCTTGATCAACTGAGGGCAGAGGACTCATCATCAATATTTGGCTTCGAATGTGAGCATAACTGTCATTGAGCCCCATTAAAAATTGTAGAAGTTTCTGCTGCTGATCATGTGAAATATATTGTCTTGCCGTATCACATGCACATGAGGGCAATACAACCAGCGATGAATACTCGTCCCATAATTGCTTCATCTTACAATAATAACTCGACACCGTGTTGCTAGCTTGTGTTAATCTTCCAATGTCTCGGTGAAGAGCAAAAATTCTCGAACCATTGACTTTATCAAATTGATCTTTGAGATCAGTCCAAACAACAGAGGCATCTAGTGCATAGACGATTCCCCCAAAAATTTCCTTCGAGACTGAATTCTTGATCCATGAGAGCACCAATGCATTGCAACGCTCCCATTGATGAACAGTAGGCTGATCCAGGGGAGGTCTTTTGCACGTTCCATCAATGAAACCAGTTTTGTTTTTCGCACGCAATGCGATGAGCATTGCTCGACTCCATACTCCGTAATTGTCAATTCCAGATAGATGATCAGTAACAAGACACGTACCAGGAGTATCAGATGGATGAATGTAGAGTGGATCATTGAATCCAATATTAACCGCCATACctgctcaaaaaaaaaaaaactccagTAGCTCAATTTGAAGTTGCTCACGTAGAGATTCACTTTCCTGCACTGAATCGCGAGACAACAAGTTCAAAATTGGAGTGGCGGAAGCTCAATtgatggctctgataccatgttaaagtGAGCTAGGTTATCGCGGAAAGAAGAAGCATCCATAACCGAACTTCCAGAAGGAAGAAATCTTATAACAGAAAATCAGAGTTATAAAATTGAGTCTACTGTGTACATGTATTTATACTACACTAAAGAAGAGAAAACGTATTATGTAAAACACGAGTTCCTATATTTGTCCTCATTTGTTCTCTCTTTCAACACTCCGATCCGATTCCCTCACTTGCTTTAGAAGCCTGCCAAAGTCACTCTCATGTTCTTCGAGATCGGCTTGACACATTTGTGTCCTAAGAAACTCGAGTCGGTGAGGAAGATCAGGCACGAAAAACGATTCCGAATCCGAGGAAACATTCTTGAAAGGCTTGTGCCGCTGCATTTGCTCGCCCACACATAGCGCTAAACAGCTCGTTCCATGGAAAACCAATCTCGGGATATCGAATTTAGCCGCAGAATCGACAGTCCAAGGGAAGAACATGTCTGAAACAATAAAATCGGGCTTAAATTCATGGATCAGCTCCTCAAATGGTTCTTGCATCATAGCCATGGCTTTACCGAACTGTGAAACTAATTCATCCGTGTTTGCTAGCTCGAGGCTAACGACATGATCCGGTAATCCGGATCCTGGATGTGGAAATTTGATGATTTTTAAACCAATATCGATCCCTGATTCTTGGGTAAATGTTTCTTTGAGGGGTTCTACAAAGAAAGGAGTGGAGATTATGGTGGATTTTACACCTCTTGAAGTGAATAATTTGGCCATTTCTAGTAAAGGAATCATGTGACCTTGAGCCCAAAAGGGAAAGAAGAAAGCACGTAGCTGACCCATAATGACGGAAATTTGAAGAGATTAGAAAGGAGTTGATAAGACAAAAATATGTTCTCAGGATCTCTTTCTTCTCCTCCACTTTATTTATCTTCGCCATATCTTAATTTCCTGTCAACCTgcatattttatttcttcttaCATTAAAGTTCGGAGATAAAGCTGTTTTTCTGTAATGTCCATTCAACCGCACAAAATCCATTAAATTTAAAGGTCGTGAACGTCCTCCTTGTACAGAATATAAATTCagatttatgaaaaaatatttaggaaaaaagaaaaatagattATTTTTTACATTTAGCCGTTGGTTTTGGTGTTATTACATGGTGTGGCCGGGTGCCCTTTGATccatgctatatatatatatatataattcacaACGGCTAAATAacagttattttaattaaaaataaaatattaatttattatttttcattaatttctacatattattttattaatcccAAGACATTATTATACTTAAAATATTTCTTCTACTATTCTTATcatctcaatttttttattatttatttctattatcatattttttatttgaaatgggtgaaaataatgttttatttagAAATTTCGTAAATTCTAGAAACATAATAGAAGAAAATGTTTTTTCCCCCAAATTCACAAATTCTACCAAATTATCAATATTCTCAATTTGGTTCTTTTACACAATATCCACCttgattttcaaatttttagTTTGTTATAAATTTTCAGGGTTTTGGAAATTCTTTGAATCATCCGAATAATGCCCCGAGCTCCATATCAAATGTCAACACTTTTCTTTTTTATCTGTCTCCTCTTGTGTTGCTGGCTCGAACAGCTAATTGCGTAGTTTATAGTGAGAACAAGCCTTTCGGATTAATTATTCGTTGAATATAGAATTCAAAAAATTTTCTCATATACAATACAATCCGATCTTCTTTGTTTTCACTTCAAACAAGAGGTAAAAAAAagcaaaatacaaaaaaaatcggAATGAATAGCATCCATTGTCTAATGGAATGTTCAAAATATGAACAATCCATATCATTGCgtcatttttttatgaattttttgaaCAACAAGCAACCGATATGCCGCGGAAAAAGGAACCGGTAACTCCAAATTGTGTCTTGGAGACTCAACTACCCGAACGTGAATCCCCAATTGACCTTGTAGATTTGGAAAGACTGATTGAGACATTGAGGGTAGAAGAAAGTGGTCAACCTAGAGAAATGTCTAAGACTAGTCTAAGGGAGATCGTTCGTCACTATTAGCGATGACTCAGTCACCGACAATGGTCAGAAGACAAATTCTTTTAGGGGACATGTTGCAAGCTACTGCAATGAGAATTGTCTACCAAGTTCACCCAACAAAAGTGTAAGTGTGATATGAGCGCATCGGCAAAATACAATTCAAAAGAAGTTATATCGCTTTAACGCAAATTATAATAGAGTTTAAAGTGGATATCGAAATCAATTACAGCGACGCGTTTTCACACGGTCaaggggctctataaatagagctcccccttcattctgaaatcatccattcttcgagttttctctcatcctatagcatttgagtgcttagatctataatatttgtgaggtgtttgttctcctgtattaagagagtgtgtgttctatttggaaacacagtgagtgagttgtacaccacaaaatattatagtggaattcttttcatcttgcccgtggttattaccctaataattttttgggattttccacgtaaatctcggtgtccaatttattctttattttcggatttattatctcaaattccgcacgtgggaccaacaagttgTATCAtagccttggtttaaaatttcattGCAGTTCGTGAATTGTGCCAATTTTCACTTGGCTATAGCAAACGAAGTATTGTCAAGTATATCTGAGATACGAACAACAAAAGTTATATGagatactctgacaaagatgtacgaggtcaagtcgttacacaacatgattttcctaaagagaatGCTTTATACTCTTCAGATGGCAAAatcctcatcgatgaccgaccatatcaatacactaaatactctatttgcccaactcacttctatgaggcataaaataggggaaaatcaatgtgcggagcttctacttcaaagtctaccagattcatatgatcaacttatcatcaacattaccaaTAATATTCTTTTGGGCTTTCTAAGATTGACGATGTCTTAACTacggttctcggagaagaaatctggcgcaagaataaggaagataggttggtaACCTCGAAGTAGGTAGAGGCTTTACCGATGATAAAaggaagatttatggaccgCGAATCTAATGGgagccaaagacgaggtagatcaaagtcgagaagtaagaagaaaaatatttactgctttaaatgtggcggtaaatggcacttcaagaaagagtgtacgagtatcgataaaatttctcaaggaaatgtggcaaGTACTTCAGacagtggtgaaatattattcagcgaaacggcaacagttgcagaaggcaggcacaaattttgtgacacatggataatggattcaggagcgacgtggcacatggcgtctcggagagaatgatttgatcattatgaaccagtctcaggaggatctgtattcatggaAAATGATCGTGCgttggaaatcgctggggtcggtactatcaaaataaaaatgtttgatggcaccattcaGGAGGTATGACATGTGAAAGGACTTACGGagaatcttttgtccttggggcaattggatgacatcgggtgcaaaaccCGTATTGAGAATGAGATtatgaaaattgtgaaaggagcgcttgtggttatgaaggcggaaaaagTTGCTGCAAATCTGATGTATTGTTgagagaaacacacaaagaggcagaactagttgttgcatcaattggttcaggagaagaattaacagtgttatggcatagaaagctcgtgcatatgtcagaacggggattgaaaattctctcagaacggaagctgctgccgggacttacaaaagtgcCAGTACCTTTTTGTGAGCACTGTGTTAtcagtaaacaacacagattaaagtttggcacttctactgccaggagAAAAAtcatattggagctgattcattcggatgtttggaaagccccggttgtatccctaagaggagcgagatactttgtctcgttcattgatgatttttctaggagatgttgggtgtatccgatcaagaagaaatcagatgttttccagatcttcaaagatttcaaagcgcgggttgaacttgattctaaaaagaaaatcaagtttttgaggactgacaatggagaagaatataccagtgacgaatttgatgcattttgtcaacatgagggcatcaaaagACAGTTTACGACGGCTTACACATATCAACAGAATGGAGTGACAGAGCGGATGAATaggaccttgttggacagaacaagagctatgttgaggactgcgggtctagacaagtcattttgggcagaggcagtcaAAACCACTTGTTaaattatcaatcgttctccttcagtggcgattgatctgaagactccgatggagaggtggaccgggaagccgatagattattctcatttgcatacatttggaagtcctgtgtacgttctgtacaacgagcaagaaagatcgaagttggattcgaaataaagaaaatgtatcttcttgggttatgctgatggagtaaaggggtttctcttgtgggatcctactgttcacaagcttgtcatcagcagggatgttatcttctaggaagataaagtaaagagAGACAAAGATATACCGAATTTagaaactactatttttcagGTGGAAAATAAGACGAACGAAagtcaagtttcttgtgaagcagtaccagagcacgaagaacaagaacatgttgagtctgaggtttccaatATGAGGCAGTCAACTTaagacagaagaccaccaggttggctttcagattatgtcactgaaagcaatattgcatattgtctattatcagaggatggtgagaCATCGtgtttccacgaggctactcaaagaTCGGATGTATCTCTGTGGAtaatagcaatgcaagaagagttggaggcattagacagaaataaaacttgggatcttgttacactaccacgaggaaagaaagccattggaaacagatggatctataagatcaagcgtgatgacaataaccaagtggagcggtatcgtgctagattggtggtaaaaggaTATGCTCGTAAAAACTGTTTACCAAAACACACTTTAAATATGAATGCTTAAATTTGAAAGGATGAAATAAGGTAAGATATGTGAGAAATGACCAAGAACAACTGTAGGTGTGATTGAtttatgtcacgccccgagacgggggttggttgacaccggcgttgctctcaaatttacattcgaaaacaacaagcctcagaagtacaaaattcagaaaccagtcttttattcataatacgaaataaTTCATTGTCTTATACAACTCGAATCactaatgttttacagcggaaatgtaaaaccaaatattacagtatcttaacagatgcagcggaataaaCATAAACTAGAACTAATAAACAACTGTCTTTTTCACCAGCCCAGAATTGAATCTGCTCTTCTTCCTCTAACTTTTCCTCCTCGCTTTTATCTGAGATAGGTTTAGTGGGagagtgatatggttgtcactcaataagcaggggcgggaataactcttAGTGTTCAAAAACCATTTTTacagaaacagtaatacaataatgtacagaaaaattcttattttcagaacagtaatcagaattcagagatcacaggtttcagaacagaaatcagaattagtaagcactgagcacgttagtgaatttcatggctaaactgatatcagtcccctatatcttctctcctctaaggggtgatgcaagaatcagaatcagaattcagaaatgttcagaatatatattcctaccattagttcactagggagtttcagtgcttcaaaatcatatatcagaaatcaaacatacagaactgaactttaaaacagaattacCAAACGAATTTCAAGATACTTatatataagcccacttactgtGATTTGCTAGaatttcggttgaagtctactgGAATTCTGGTTGCACTTCCTACTGGATTCTACCGCCCGAAAATAAGTACTCCTTTAGCTCGAAAATTCAAGTGATAGTCTCAAAATTTGTGTAACCCAATTCAGAGGTTTGagagtgttatttataggccaaattctgactgttagcctcTCAATTAATAaccataatctgccattaacagcctttattccgtgttaatgcttcagttacaagtgtaagtaactgtctgctgctttctcgctcttctgctgatggattctgtctgctggaaaatacatgtctgctgttttctcgctcttctgctgctgaattctgtctgctggaaaaataccagcttctgaaatatgagttgctgctggaatttcaggttctcaccATTTACATGTGAAAACCAAATAAATCTAACCGtctacataaaaaaaaaaattaagtaaaatATACGGATATAAGATTAtataattctaaaatcaaaataaagcatGTAAAATCGAATCGAAATATAAGATATCATAGATGAAAAACCATATCTTCTGATGATTAGTACAGGCTCGAATTTGTAAGAAAAGATCGACATCAAATACAAATTCCAATTTATTATATTTCAACGTCCATTAAGTTTGCTCAATTCATCAATCAATGCACTTAAACCATTGTAAGAAGATCCACCTTCTCCAACAGTCTTTCTTGCCATTTCCTTCCACTCCTTAGCTCTGCATCTGATTTCCTCCGCCTCTTCCCCTACCATTACTTGCCGCACCGCCGTAGACACCGCCGCACTCGCCACCCCTTCGCTGCCGGCTTTCCGCCATATTTTATTTCCAACAGAAACACCGGTCTTCAAAACATCAGTCACCAATTTTTCGTTAAAAAACTGTTCTGCAAACAAGGGCCATGTCACCATAGGGACCCCGGCGCATATGCCTTCCAAAGTCGAATTCCATCCACAGTGCGTCACGAAAACCCCTATTGCCGGATGATTTAGAATCATCAACTGCGGTGCCCATCCTCTAATGATCAACCCTTTGTCTTTCATTCGTTCTTCGAATCCTTCGGGCCTCCAATCTTCGATTTCATCTTCTTTGTTTTCACATTTTCTAAGTACCCATACGAAATCTTGCCCCGATGCTTCGAGCCCGATTCCTATTTCGTGTAACTGAGCATGAGTAAAGCTTGTCATGCTTCCGAAACAGGCGTAAACAACAGAATCGGGCTCTCTTGAGTCCAGCCACGACTTCCATTTGTCTGCATCAACGGCAGATTTCTTCCCCCTGTGTCCTCTTCCTTCATTATTTCCACTGTCGCATAAAAATAAAGGGCCTATGTTCCatgatcttcttcccaaaacCGTCCTGTAATGATCAGAGTAAGCAGGTTCCAGCTCGTAAAAACTGTTTACCAAAACACCGTAGCTTCTCCTATCAGATTCCCTCACTTGCTTTAGAAGCCTGCCAAAGTCACTCTCATGTTCTTCTAAATCGGCTACACATATTTGTGTCCTAAGAAACTCGAGCCGGTGAGGAAGATCAGGCACAAAAAACGATTCCGAATCCGAGGAAACATTCTTGAAAGGCTTGTGCCGCTGCATTTGCTCGCCCACACAGAGCGCTAAACAGCTCGTTCCATGGAAAATCAATCTCGGGATATCGAATTTCGCCGCAGAATCGACAGTCCAAGGGAAGAACATGTCCGAAACAATAAAATCGGGCTTAAATCCATGGACCAGCTCCTCAAATGGTTCTTGCATCATAGCTATGGCTTTACCAAACTGTGAAAATAATTCATCTGTGTTTACTAGCTCGACGCTAACGACATGATCCGGTAATCCGGATTCTGGATGTggaaatttgattatttttaaaccaATATCGATCCCTGATTCTTGGGTAAGTTTTTCTTTGATGGGTTCTGCAAAGAAAGGAGTGGAGATTATGGTGGATTTTACACCTCTTGAAGTGAATAATTTGGCCATTTCTAGTAAAGGAATCAGGTGACCTTGAGCCAAAAAGGGAAAGAAGAAAGCATGTAGCTGAACCATAATGACGGAAATTTGAAGAGATTAGAAAGGAGTTGAGATGACAAAAATATGTTCTCAGGATCTCTTTCTACTCCCTCCACCTTATTTATCTTCGCCATTATCATAATTTCCTGTCAACCTgcatattttatttcttcttcGATTAAAGTTTGGAGATAAAGCTGTTTTCTGTCATGTCCCATTCAACCGCACAAAATCCAGCAAATTTAAAGGTCCTGAACGTCCTTGTACAGAACTTGGCATGGATCAAAGGGCACCCACATGTAATAACACCAAAACCAACGTCGCATCGGGATATTTGGGAAAATAGActtggtcaaattttttttaaaaaaataacactCCCATATAGTGAACAAATACACTACTGGaggctattttttaaaaaaaaaatttaaccagGGTTATAAACAAAACAGCCCCGTCGCATCTCACACTGGTGTTAAGGCGTGTAGCCAACGgctaaatgtaaaaaaaaaatctatttttcttttttctaattATTTTTTCATATATCTGAATTTATATATATCTATAAAATTCACAACtgctaaataaaaaattaatttataaatattcaTTAGTATCTACATATGATTTTATTAATCCCAAGACATTATTATACTTCATAAATCACTCTCAAAATATTTCCTCTACTATTCTTATcatctcaatttttttattatttatttctattatcatattttttatttgaaatggatgaaaataaCATGAGATTTTTTTAGAAATTTCGTAAATTCTACCAACATATTAgaagaaaatgttttttttctcCCTATTCACAAAGTCTGCCAAATTATCAATATTCTCAATTTGGTTCTTCTACACAATATACACCTCAGTTTTCAAGTTTTTAGTTTGTTACAAATTTTCAGAGTTTTGCAAATTCTTCGAATCATCCGAATGATGTCCCGAGCTCCATATCAAATGCCAAGTACACTTGAATGTTGCCAAAATGTGAACAATCCATATCATTGCgtctttttttttatgaattttctaACCCACAAGCAAACGATATGCCTGCGGAAAAAAGAACTGGTAACTCCGAATTGTGTCTCGGAGACTCAACTACCCGAA
This region of Primulina eburnea isolate SZY01 chromosome 14, ASM2296580v1, whole genome shotgun sequence genomic DNA includes:
- the LOC140811676 gene encoding scopoletin glucosyltransferase-like isoform X4; amino-acid sequence: MVQLHAFFFPFLAQGHLIPLLEMAKLFTSRGVKSTIISTPFFAEPIKEKLTQESGIDIGLKIIKFPHPESGLPDHVVSVELVNTDELFSQFGKAIAMMQEPFEELVHGFKPDFIVSDMFFPWTVDSAAKFDIPRLIFHGTSCLALCVGEQMQRHKPFKNVSSDSESFFVPDLPHRLEFLRTQICVADLEEHESDFGRLLKQVRESDRRSYGVLVNSFYELEPAYSDHYRTVLGRRSWNIGPLFLCDSGNNEGRGHRGKKSAVDADKWKSWLDSREPDSVVYACFGSMTSFTHAQLHEIGIGLEASGQDFVWVLRKCENKEDEIEDWRPEGFEERMKDKGLIIRGWAPQLMILNHPAIGVFVTHCGWNSTLEGICAGVPMVTWPLFAEQFFNEKLVTDVLKTGVSVGNKIWRKAGSEGVASAAVSTAVRQVMVGEEAEEIRCRAKEWKEMARKTVGEDMYFPADRIHQQKSEKAADSYLHL
- the LOC140811676 gene encoding scopoletin glucosyltransferase-like isoform X3 — its product is MVQLHAFFFPFLAQGHLIPLLEMAKLFTSRGVKSTIISTPFFAEPIKEKLTQESGIDIGLKIIKFPHPESGLPDHVVSVELVNTDELFSQFGKAIAMMQEPFEELVHGFKPDFIVSDMFFPWTVDSAAKFDIPRLIFHGTSCLALCVGEQMQRHKPFKNVSSDSESFFVPDLPHRLEFLRTQICVADLEEHESDFGRLLKQVRESDRRSYGVLVNSFYELEPAYSDHYRTVLGRRSWNIGPLFLCDSGNNEGRGHRGKKSAVDADKWKSWLDSREPDSVVYACFGSMTSFTHAQLHEIGIGLEASGQDFVWVLRKCENKEDEIEDWRPEGFEERMKDKGLIIRGWAPQLMILNHPAIGVFVTHCGWNSTLEGICAGVPMVTWPLFAEQFFNEKLVTDVLKTGVSVGNKIWRKAGSEGVASAAVSTAVRQVMVGEEAEEIRCRAKEWKEMARKTVGEADMYFPADRIHQQKSEKAADSYLHL
- the LOC140811676 gene encoding scopoletin glucosyltransferase-like isoform X2, which translates into the protein MVQLHAFFFPFLAQGHLIPLLEMAKLFTSRGVKSTIISTPFFAEPIKEKLTQESGIDIGLKIIKFPHPESGLPDHVVSVELVNTDELFSQFGKAIAMMQEPFEELVHGFKPDFIVSDMFFPWTVDSAAKFDIPRLIFHGTSCLALCVGEQMQRHKPFKNVSSDSESFFVPDLPHRLEFLRTQICVADLEEHESDFGRLLKQVRESDRRSYGVLVNSFYELEPAYSDHYRTVLGRRSWNIGPLFLCDSGNNEGRGHRGKKSAVDADKWKSWLDSREPDSVVYACFGSMTSFTHAQLHEIGIGLEASGQDFVWVLRKCENKEDEIEDWRPEGFEERMKDKGLIIRGWAPQLMILNHPAIGVFVTHCGWNSTLEGICAGVPMVTWPLFAEQFFNEKLVTDVLKTGVSVGNKIWRKAGSEGVASAAVSTAVRQVMVGEEAEEIRCRAKEWKEMARKTVGEAGIFPADRIQQQKSEKTADMYFPADRIHQQKSEKAADSYLHL
- the LOC140811676 gene encoding scopoletin glucosyltransferase-like isoform X1; this translates as MVQLHAFFFPFLAQGHLIPLLEMAKLFTSRGVKSTIISTPFFAEPIKEKLTQESGIDIGLKIIKFPHPESGLPDHVVSVELVNTDELFSQFGKAIAMMQEPFEELVHGFKPDFIVSDMFFPWTVDSAAKFDIPRLIFHGTSCLALCVGEQMQRHKPFKNVSSDSESFFVPDLPHRLEFLRTQICVADLEEHESDFGRLLKQVRESDRRSYGVLVNSFYELEPAYSDHYRTVLGRRSWNIGPLFLCDSGNNEGRGHRGKKSAVDADKWKSWLDSREPDSVVYACFGSMTSFTHAQLHEIGIGLEASGQDFVWVLRKCENKEDEIEDWRPEGFEERMKDKGLIIRGWAPQLMILNHPAIGVFVTHCGWNSTLEGICAGVPMVTWPLFAEQFFNEKLVTDVLKTGVSVGNKIWRKAGSEGVASAAVSTAVRQVMVGEEAEEIRCRAKEWKEMARKTVGEEAGIFPADRIQQQKSEKTADMYFPADRIHQQKSEKAADSYLHL
- the LOC140811676 gene encoding scopoletin glucosyltransferase-like isoform X6; amino-acid sequence: MVQLHAFFFPFLAQGHLIPLLEMAKLFTSRGVKSTIISTPFFAEPIKEKLTQESGIDIGLKIIKFPHPESGLPDHVVSVELVNTDELFSQFGKAIAMMQEPFEELVHGFKPDFIVSDMFFPWTVDSAAKFDIPRLIFHGTSCLALCVGEQMQRHKPFKNVSSDSESFFVPDLPHRLEFLRTQICVADLEEHESDFGRLLKQVRESDRRSYGVLVNSFYELEPAYSDHYRTVLGRRSWNIGPLFLCDSGNNEGRGHRGKKSAVDADKWKSWLDSREPDSVVYACFGSMTSFTHAQLHEIGIGLEASGQDFVWVLRKCENKEDEIEDWRPEGFEERMKDKGLIIRGWAPQLMILNHPAIGVFVTHCGWNSTLEGICAGVPMVTWPLFAEQFFNEKLVTDVLKTGVSVGNKIWRKAGSEGVASAAVSTAVRQVMVGEEAEEIRCRAKEWKEMARKTVGEDG
- the LOC140811676 gene encoding scopoletin glucosyltransferase-like isoform X5, producing the protein MVQLHAFFFPFLAQGHLIPLLEMAKLFTSRGVKSTIISTPFFAEPIKEKLTQESGIDIGLKIIKFPHPESGLPDHVVSVELVNTDELFSQFGKAIAMMQEPFEELVHGFKPDFIVSDMFFPWTVDSAAKFDIPRLIFHGTSCLALCVGEQMQRHKPFKNVSSDSESFFVPDLPHRLEFLRTQICVADLEEHESDFGRLLKQVRESDRRSYGVLVNSFYELEPAYSDHYRTVLGRRSWNIGPLFLCDSGNNEGRGHRGKKSAVDADKWKSWLDSREPDSVVYACFGSMTSFTHAQLHEIGIGLEASGQDFVWVLRKCENKEDEIEDWRPEGFEERMKDKGLIIRGWAPQLMILNHPAIGVFVTHCGWNSTLEGICAGVPMVTWPLFAEQFFNEKLVTDVLKTGVSVGNKIWRKAGSEGVASAAVSTAVRQVMVGEEAEEIRCRAKEWKEMARKTVGEGGSSYNGLSALIDELSKLNGR